The proteins below come from a single Leptospirillum ferriphilum genomic window:
- a CDS encoding 4Fe-4S dicluster domain-containing protein, translated as MGILIDENACHGCTKLPEARCVTACPGDLIGIREDRKAYMRVQADCWDCYACVKMCPVSAVEVVLPYPVAGQNARLMPKMKRESIRWSLTYPAGNQEQFDAPTRVPEELLVEER; from the coding sequence TTGGGAATCCTTATTGATGAAAATGCCTGTCACGGATGCACGAAACTTCCCGAAGCCCGCTGCGTCACCGCCTGTCCGGGAGATCTGATCGGGATCCGGGAAGACAGAAAGGCCTATATGCGGGTGCAGGCCGACTGCTGGGATTGTTATGCCTGCGTCAAGATGTGTCCGGTTTCGGCCGTCGAGGTTGTCCTCCCCTATCCGGTCGCAGGTCAAAATGCGCGGTTAATGCCGAAAATGAAGAGGGAGTCCATCCGATGGTCCCTGACCTATCCGGCCGGGAACCAGGAGCAGTTTGACGCGCCGACACGGGTTCCGGAAGAACTGCTGGTGGAAGAACGGTAA
- a CDS encoding B12-binding domain-containing radical SAM protein: MHGKQLNVLFIQPTLMRLDGSPVKARKRLIMTMVTSYLAGLTPSSDNVTVIDDKVEEIPWNGDFDLVAVTTTTGSAQRAYQIARRFRERKVPVVMGGFHATLHPAEILTHADSVVVGEAENVWGELLDDVRNGKLRSIYKAEQPCDMKSLPRPRYELLDWKRYRVHLMPIQATRGCNYHCDFCEVPVVYNGAYRMRPIEDIVQEIEEQKRITGNNQFQFIDDQLTGKHTFARELFKALRPLGITWSCLWTLNTNHDEELLDLAIQAGCQHVNIGMESINQDNLNEIHKKQNHVKDYMTLLRAMEKRGLLYSLNLMFGLDHDTPDVFEATYRFLEEVRAPMAFFSIVSPREGTPLRERLDKELRVINPMADQFSSGHKCMFVPKNMTPEEVEKGIDWLQRKFYSLGSIRKRFLFPLSPYALRRDGIPSNLFFHYVSKKGVDTVEYY, from the coding sequence ATGCATGGAAAACAATTGAATGTCCTGTTCATCCAGCCAACCCTGATGCGCCTTGACGGCTCTCCTGTAAAAGCAAGAAAGCGACTGATCATGACGATGGTCACTTCTTACCTGGCCGGTCTGACGCCTTCTTCGGACAATGTGACCGTGATTGACGACAAGGTGGAGGAGATTCCGTGGAATGGAGATTTCGACCTTGTTGCCGTCACGACCACGACCGGCTCTGCCCAGAGAGCCTATCAGATTGCCCGTCGCTTCCGGGAAAGAAAGGTTCCCGTTGTGATGGGAGGCTTTCATGCGACTCTCCATCCCGCCGAAATTTTGACGCATGCGGACAGCGTCGTGGTGGGAGAGGCGGAAAACGTCTGGGGGGAACTTCTGGACGATGTCCGGAACGGAAAGCTCCGATCGATCTACAAGGCCGAACAGCCCTGCGACATGAAATCCCTTCCCCGCCCCCGATATGAACTTCTCGACTGGAAGCGCTACAGGGTTCACCTCATGCCGATCCAGGCCACGCGGGGATGCAATTACCACTGTGATTTCTGCGAGGTCCCTGTCGTCTACAATGGCGCCTACCGCATGCGGCCCATCGAGGATATCGTCCAGGAAATCGAGGAGCAGAAGCGCATTACCGGGAACAACCAGTTCCAGTTCATCGATGACCAGCTGACAGGGAAGCATACGTTTGCCCGCGAGCTCTTCAAGGCCCTCCGCCCCCTCGGGATCACCTGGAGCTGTCTGTGGACGCTGAACACAAACCACGATGAAGAGCTGCTGGACCTGGCGATCCAGGCCGGGTGCCAGCACGTCAACATCGGCATGGAAAGTATCAACCAGGACAACCTGAACGAAATCCACAAAAAGCAGAATCATGTCAAAGATTACATGACCCTCTTGAGGGCGATGGAGAAACGAGGACTCCTGTATTCCCTGAACCTCATGTTCGGTCTTGATCACGACACGCCGGATGTTTTCGAAGCCACCTACCGTTTCCTCGAAGAGGTCCGGGCACCGATGGCCTTTTTCAGCATTGTCTCCCCCCGGGAGGGGACGCCTCTCCGGGAGAGACTGGACAAGGAGCTTCGGGTGATCAATCCGATGGCGGACCAGTTTTCGTCCGGTCATAAATGCATGTTTGTTCCCAAGAACATGACGCCGGAGGAAGTGGAGAAAGGGATCGACTGGCTCCAGAGGAAGTTCTATTCGCTCGGCTCGATCCGGAAACGATTTCTGTTTCCCCTGTCGCCCTATGCTCTCCGGAGGGATGGCATCCCCTCGAATCTCTTCTTCCATTATGTCTCGAAGAAAGGCGTGGATACGGTCGAGTACTATTAA
- a CDS encoding type II toxin-antitoxin system HicB family antitoxin, translated as MKDHYTVEVFWSDEDKGFIAFVHELEGCSAWGETREAALREVETAIGLWLEAAKEMGRQIPLPNPPALSFH; from the coding sequence ATGAAAGACCACTATACAGTCGAAGTTTTCTGGAGCGACGAGGACAAGGGTTTTATCGCCTTCGTCCACGAACTCGAAGGATGTTCCGCATGGGGAGAAACCAGGGAAGCGGCTCTCAGAGAGGTCGAAACAGCCATCGGTCTTTGGCTGGAAGCGGCCAAGGAAATGGGCCGTCAGATCCCCCTTCCCAACCCTCCGGCCCTTTCTTTTCATTGA
- a CDS encoding helix-turn-helix domain-containing protein yields MIYQKGIDNNWDPLGLGARIRHLRGNMSQTAFAELLGIRQEEISRFESGSRVPSVELLVRLSGIHKVTLDWLVMGGTSGGEGSVREEDTPLPQEKKLLDRFRQLGRRDRSLVLTIADRLKS; encoded by the coding sequence ATGATATACCAAAAGGGCATCGACAACAACTGGGATCCGCTGGGCCTCGGAGCCCGCATACGCCACCTTCGCGGAAACATGTCCCAGACCGCTTTCGCGGAACTTCTGGGTATCCGTCAGGAGGAAATCTCCCGTTTCGAGTCCGGATCGCGGGTTCCCTCCGTGGAGCTTCTCGTCCGGCTGTCCGGTATCCATAAAGTCACCCTGGACTGGCTTGTCATGGGCGGCACGTCCGGCGGGGAAGGATCTGTCCGCGAAGAGGACACCCCTCTTCCCCAGGAAAAGAAACTTCTCGACCGATTCCGTCAGTTGGGGAGGAGAGACCGGTCGCTGGTCCTCACCATCGCTGATCGCCTGAAATCCTGA
- a CDS encoding adenylyl-sulfate reductase subunit alpha: MAETIVVETDIAIIGGGAAGCYAAMTARRKAPDLDVLVLEKAHIDRSGCLAGGMNAINAYINPGESVDSFVEYVRFDAMGILREDLVRTQAALLNEVVRDLEQLGLPVVKDASGRYAPRGRWNIKIHGESLKPLLATAVRNLGAKVLNRVVVTNLLVKDGSVAGCVGFGLRDGSFYVIRARKTIVATGGASGLYRPNNEGDARHKMWYSPFNTGAGYAIGIRAGAEMTSFEHRFIALRTKETIAPTGTLALGFGAPQVNALGEEFMKKRWSHVGGEGAPTPIRLFAPLKEMAEGRGPCYMDTRHLSAERVKALKEAYLDMYPNTVQYWAANGIDPAREPIEICGTEPYIVGGHCQAGYWIGVDRKTTLDNLFAAGDVAGGAPYKFVSGCFAEGRIAAESAIREIRETPGELPEVLPGAIEREKMRVFAPLGSGGKLTPVAVEERLQKIMDEYAGGIRTHYAMNETSLKVARKKLAEMLRDLSSLAASDLHELMNLHEVLDRIDVARVLVEHLMARKETRWPGFQTRLDFPETREEWSLFVNSASDPETGAIRIVLRPLDSFSDSVTEPTEVALGNPY, encoded by the coding sequence ATGGCAGAGACAATTGTCGTCGAAACGGATATCGCGATCATCGGTGGAGGGGCCGCGGGTTGCTATGCGGCGATGACCGCTCGCAGAAAAGCTCCGGATCTCGATGTTCTTGTTCTGGAAAAAGCCCACATCGACCGTTCGGGTTGTCTGGCCGGAGGGATGAACGCTATCAATGCCTATATCAACCCCGGGGAGTCGGTCGATTCTTTTGTCGAATATGTCCGTTTTGATGCCATGGGGATCCTTCGGGAAGATCTGGTTCGCACGCAGGCAGCTCTCCTGAATGAGGTCGTTCGGGATCTGGAGCAGCTGGGTCTTCCGGTCGTGAAAGACGCCAGCGGTCGATACGCTCCCCGGGGACGCTGGAATATCAAAATCCACGGCGAATCCCTCAAGCCTCTCCTGGCAACGGCCGTCCGCAATCTCGGGGCAAAGGTGCTGAACCGGGTCGTCGTCACCAATCTGCTGGTGAAAGACGGATCCGTGGCCGGCTGCGTCGGGTTTGGATTGAGAGACGGAAGCTTTTACGTTATCCGGGCCAGGAAAACCATTGTGGCAACCGGTGGAGCGTCCGGTCTTTATCGTCCAAACAACGAAGGGGATGCCCGCCACAAGATGTGGTACTCCCCTTTCAACACGGGGGCTGGCTATGCGATTGGTATTCGGGCCGGGGCGGAAATGACGAGCTTCGAGCATCGTTTCATTGCCCTGCGCACAAAAGAGACGATCGCTCCGACAGGAACTCTGGCGTTGGGTTTTGGGGCACCCCAGGTCAATGCTCTCGGGGAAGAGTTTATGAAAAAACGCTGGTCGCATGTGGGCGGGGAAGGGGCACCAACGCCCATCCGTCTCTTTGCACCCTTGAAAGAAATGGCGGAGGGACGGGGGCCCTGTTACATGGATACACGGCATCTGTCCGCGGAGCGCGTCAAGGCGTTGAAAGAGGCCTACCTGGACATGTATCCCAACACCGTTCAGTACTGGGCTGCCAACGGGATCGACCCCGCCCGGGAACCGATCGAAATTTGCGGGACGGAGCCCTACATCGTCGGTGGGCACTGCCAGGCCGGATACTGGATCGGCGTGGACCGGAAAACGACCCTCGACAATCTTTTTGCAGCGGGAGATGTTGCAGGGGGAGCCCCTTACAAATTCGTTTCCGGATGTTTTGCGGAGGGACGGATCGCGGCCGAATCGGCCATCCGGGAAATCCGGGAAACGCCCGGAGAACTTCCGGAAGTGCTTCCGGGTGCGATCGAAAGGGAAAAAATGAGAGTGTTCGCTCCGCTCGGGTCTGGAGGAAAACTGACCCCTGTGGCGGTCGAAGAACGGCTCCAGAAAATCATGGACGAATATGCCGGCGGGATCCGGACCCACTATGCGATGAACGAAACGTCCCTGAAAGTGGCCCGGAAAAAGCTCGCGGAAATGCTTCGGGACTTGTCTTCGCTGGCCGCATCCGACCTGCATGAGCTCATGAACCTTCATGAGGTCCTCGACAGAATCGATGTGGCCCGCGTTCTGGTCGAGCATCTGATGGCGCGAAAGGAAACCCGGTGGCCAGGATTCCAGACGAGGCTTGATTTTCCTGAAACACGGGAAGAGTGGTCTCTTTTTGTGAATTCGGCGAGCGATCCCGAAACGGGAGCAATCCGGATCGTCCTGCGTCCTCTCGACTCTTTTTCAGACAGCGTAACGGAACCGACGGAGGTGGCCCTTGGGAATCCTTATTGA
- a CDS encoding sigma-54 interaction domain-containing protein, with protein sequence MKRERNHSTEKQKRAKVDLEALVEPFPEPMIVIGDDYRIKAANPAYIEAYAQDRRNIIGKKCHEVSHHSTVPCDLAGEACPLKDLQNGSPHGKAFHIHHSLGGRVFANVEVFPVENTDHAPLYLERIQTSTIAHPDPEMDGLVGESPAFSRMLAAIHRVAHQNATVLLLGETGTGKDLVSQAIHKLSPRGGKPFVAVDCSGLPENLIESELFGHEKGAFTGAHSRKMGLVEAARGGTLFLDEIGELPLNMQAKLLRLLETNVYRPVGGVDAKKADIRLISATHRDLSSMVREGTFRQDLFYRINVFPVHLPALRDRPGDIPLLVETILGRLSKPSPPVSKDAMDLLLSHDYPGNIRELKNILERALILSDGREILPDHLPDLSLCSETSTSFFQDILPLDAMERKYLQWALQKSGGNNLPKLAKALGISLRTLYRKIDFLRKGFPPGENDSSSG encoded by the coding sequence ATGAAACGGGAACGGAACCATTCCACAGAAAAGCAAAAGAGGGCAAAAGTCGATCTCGAGGCTCTGGTGGAGCCCTTTCCGGAACCGATGATCGTGATCGGAGACGATTATCGGATCAAGGCCGCCAACCCTGCCTATATCGAAGCGTATGCGCAGGACAGACGAAATATCATCGGAAAAAAATGCCACGAGGTCTCCCATCATTCCACCGTCCCCTGCGATCTGGCGGGAGAAGCCTGTCCCCTGAAAGACCTTCAAAATGGAAGTCCCCACGGGAAGGCCTTTCATATCCACCATTCTCTCGGAGGACGGGTGTTTGCGAATGTGGAAGTGTTTCCCGTCGAAAATACGGATCACGCTCCCCTGTATCTCGAACGGATACAGACGTCGACCATCGCCCATCCCGATCCCGAAATGGATGGACTGGTCGGCGAATCTCCCGCCTTCTCCCGCATGCTGGCGGCAATCCACCGGGTCGCGCACCAGAACGCGACGGTTCTTCTTCTGGGGGAAACCGGGACGGGAAAAGATCTCGTGTCCCAGGCCATTCACAAGCTGAGCCCGCGCGGAGGAAAACCATTTGTGGCCGTCGATTGCTCCGGACTCCCGGAAAACCTGATCGAAAGCGAACTGTTCGGCCATGAGAAAGGAGCCTTTACCGGAGCACACTCGCGGAAAATGGGTCTGGTGGAAGCCGCCCGGGGAGGAACGCTGTTTCTGGATGAAATCGGGGAACTCCCGCTCAACATGCAGGCGAAACTCTTGCGTCTTCTGGAAACCAATGTCTATCGCCCCGTTGGGGGAGTCGATGCCAAAAAGGCGGATATCCGTCTTATTTCGGCCACGCATCGGGATCTTTCATCCATGGTGCGGGAAGGCACGTTCCGGCAGGACCTTTTTTACCGGATCAATGTTTTTCCTGTTCACCTCCCGGCGTTGAGAGACCGGCCCGGGGACATTCCCCTCCTGGTCGAAACCATTCTGGGGCGTCTTTCGAAGCCCTCGCCTCCGGTCAGCAAGGACGCCATGGATCTCCTTCTGTCCCACGATTACCCGGGCAATATCCGGGAGCTCAAAAACATCCTGGAAAGAGCCCTGATCCTGTCCGATGGAAGGGAAATCCTTCCCGACCATCTGCCGGACCTTTCCCTGTGCTCCGAGACTTCCACCTCGTTCTTTCAGGACATTCTTCCCCTGGACGCGATGGAACGAAAATACCTCCAGTGGGCGTTGCAGAAAAGTGGCGGGAACAACCTGCCCAAACTGGCAAAAGCGCTGGGGATCAGCCTTCGCACCCTTTACCGGAAAATCGATTTTTTGCGAAAAGGGTTCCCCCCGGGAGAAAACGATTCGTCTTCCGGATGA
- a CDS encoding Fic family protein — MDSGIRRAPGTVIANPAGEVIYTPPEGESVIREKLANLESFMHSENGLDPLVKLAAIHYQFEAIHPFPDGNGRTGRIINILFLVENGLLDLPILYLSHYIIQKKSEYYRGLRAITEEQKWEQWVLYVLDAIETTAYQTIERISHIRALMEKFQGTIQEKVPHIYSKDLIELVFQHPYCKIQFLIDAKIAQRQTASQYLKTLASLNLLNPVKRGREIYYVNESLITALS, encoded by the coding sequence GTGGACAGCGGAATCAGGCGGGCACCGGGAACCGTAATCGCCAACCCCGCTGGTGAGGTAATTTACACTCCCCCGGAGGGGGAATCGGTTATTCGAGAAAAACTTGCAAATCTCGAATCGTTCATGCATTCCGAGAATGGTCTCGATCCTCTCGTAAAACTGGCCGCCATCCACTATCAGTTCGAAGCCATTCATCCTTTTCCCGACGGCAACGGACGTACTGGGAGGATCATCAATATTCTCTTCTTGGTCGAAAACGGTCTTCTCGATCTCCCCATCCTGTATTTAAGCCACTATATCATCCAGAAAAAATCCGAATACTATCGAGGACTTCGAGCCATTACTGAAGAACAGAAATGGGAGCAATGGGTTCTGTATGTTCTTGATGCCATTGAGACAACCGCCTACCAGACCATTGAAAGGATTTCCCATATCCGCGCTTTGATGGAAAAATTCCAAGGAACAATCCAAGAAAAGGTCCCTCATATTTACTCGAAGGATCTTATAGAACTGGTTTTTCAGCATCCGTATTGCAAGATCCAATTTCTCATCGATGCCAAAATCGCCCAAAGACAAACGGCATCCCAATACCTCAAAACTCTTGCTTCTTTAAATCTGTTGAATCCTGTCAAAAGAGGACGAGAAATCTATTATGTCAACGAATCTCTTATAACTGCCTTATCATAA
- a CDS encoding hemolysin family protein, translated as MVPVWIDLFAIVVLIVINAFLAASELSIISIRMSRVHQMAQSGSPETLAIERLRKDPEKFVATVQVLMTLITSLTSALTGTVTYEVLKPRLTELPLVQEFHFLLPLSVSVIILFQVYSMLVLGEIAPKTLAIRNNERIAAVLSRPTLFLTETLSLPVRMITATSQGLLRMLGIRNSRSAYPISPEELDLLLKEGTEQGVINRTEQDLIQSVFKFTDISVREVMVPRMKMVVMDASMTIEQATNFLSDHRFSRYPVVRTGTGEVVGILYYKDLFENYVRSRQGRLTDLVHAPFFIPESMKVAHTLKEMQKRRTQMALVLSEYGTLEGLVTMEDLLEELVGEIEDESDDIQKPVERLRDGSYLVDASQSIRDLREDYHLDIPEGDDYETLAGFVVAQLQTIPRGGEFFYLNNLKVTIVDMDKYRVSRVKIEPVPDMPDLPPAPARVSLPSSTQKPFK; from the coding sequence ATGGTACCCGTTTGGATCGATCTGTTCGCCATTGTCGTCCTGATTGTGATCAATGCTTTCCTGGCGGCTTCCGAACTCTCCATCATTTCCATCCGGATGTCCCGCGTTCATCAGATGGCCCAGTCCGGAAGTCCGGAAACCCTGGCGATCGAACGTCTCCGAAAGGATCCGGAAAAGTTTGTTGCCACCGTTCAGGTTCTGATGACTCTCATCACGTCCCTGACATCGGCCCTGACCGGTACCGTCACATATGAGGTCCTGAAACCCAGACTGACCGAACTTCCTCTTGTGCAGGAATTTCATTTTCTTCTTCCCCTTTCGGTCTCCGTCATCATTCTCTTTCAGGTTTACTCCATGCTTGTCCTGGGAGAAATCGCCCCGAAAACCCTGGCGATCCGGAACAATGAGCGGATCGCTGCCGTTCTGTCCCGCCCCACGCTTTTCCTGACGGAAACCCTGTCCCTCCCTGTCCGGATGATTACTGCAACCAGCCAGGGCCTTCTCCGCATGCTCGGAATACGAAACAGCCGTTCCGCCTACCCCATCAGTCCGGAAGAACTCGACCTTCTTCTGAAGGAGGGAACCGAACAGGGCGTCATCAATCGCACAGAGCAGGATCTGATCCAGAGCGTCTTCAAGTTCACGGATATTTCTGTCCGGGAAGTCATGGTTCCCCGGATGAAGATGGTCGTCATGGATGCCTCCATGACAATCGAACAGGCGACAAACTTTCTTTCGGACCATCGCTTTTCCCGCTACCCGGTCGTTCGGACAGGAACCGGCGAAGTGGTCGGCATTCTCTATTACAAGGACCTGTTTGAAAATTATGTCCGGTCTCGACAGGGACGGCTGACGGACCTCGTCCACGCGCCTTTTTTCATTCCGGAATCGATGAAAGTGGCCCACACGCTGAAGGAAATGCAAAAAAGACGAACCCAGATGGCGCTGGTTCTCTCCGAATACGGGACCCTGGAAGGGCTTGTCACCATGGAAGACCTGCTCGAGGAACTTGTGGGAGAGATCGAGGACGAAAGCGATGATATCCAGAAACCTGTCGAGCGTCTCCGGGACGGATCCTATCTTGTCGACGCGTCGCAATCGATCAGGGACCTGCGGGAAGACTATCATCTCGACATTCCGGAAGGGGACGATTACGAAACGCTGGCCGGCTTTGTGGTCGCCCAGCTCCAGACGATCCCCCGGGGAGGAGAGTTCTTTTATCTGAATAATCTGAAGGTAACGATCGTCGATATGGATAAATACCGCGTTTCACGGGTCAAGATCGAACCGGTGCCGGACATGCCGGATCTTCCGCCGGCGCCGGCCAGGGTTTCTCTTCCGTCATCGACACAGAAACCGTTTAAATAA
- a CDS encoding helix-turn-helix transcriptional regulator, translating into MRPEGVKKIRVALLKKGWKQEDLALHLGITPAYISQILNGRREGLRIRRKIPALLGISSRHIED; encoded by the coding sequence ATGCGTCCAGAAGGGGTCAAGAAAATTCGGGTGGCTCTTTTGAAAAAGGGATGGAAGCAGGAGGATCTCGCCTTGCATCTGGGAATCACTCCCGCCTATATCTCGCAAATTTTAAATGGCCGGAGAGAGGGGCTTCGGATCCGGCGCAAAATTCCCGCCCTCCTCGGGATTTCCTCACGCCATATCGAGGACTGA
- the sat gene encoding sulfate adenylyltransferase — MTLAEPHGGKLVSNVIVESERNAFLRELSRAPVLTLDSRELSDLVLLSQGGLSPLTGFMDGETYHSVIDRMRLPGGLLFPLPVVLSLPEDLYRKISRGDLLALATPSGQTVGGLWVTDLFERSVERESREVYKTREPAHPGVHYLHQISPFSVGGTVRALEVFETDPFRPQQLTPLESRRLFTQKGWNTVVGFQTRNPIHRAHEYIQKCALELVDGLFIHPLVGETKEDDVPASVRMDCYKALLSRYYPKERVVLGVFPGSMRYAGPREALFHALIRKNYGCTHFIVGRDHAGVGSYYGPFEAHDLLKKFDFEDLGIVPIFFDTAYYCRLCGSMASHKTCGHPEDSRILLSGTKVRALLREGVAPPPEMTRPEVAEILIKHYARRAEEGEQVA; from the coding sequence ATGACCCTTGCGGAACCGCATGGTGGAAAACTTGTTTCCAACGTCATTGTCGAATCCGAACGAAACGCATTCCTCCGGGAACTCTCCCGGGCACCGGTCCTGACCCTCGACAGCCGGGAACTCTCCGACCTGGTGCTCCTGTCCCAGGGGGGGCTGTCTCCCCTGACCGGATTCATGGACGGGGAAACCTATCACTCCGTGATCGACAGGATGCGCCTTCCCGGGGGGCTTCTTTTTCCGCTGCCTGTTGTGCTCTCCCTGCCCGAAGATCTCTACCGGAAGATTTCCCGGGGGGATCTCCTGGCTCTGGCGACACCTTCCGGACAGACGGTGGGTGGGCTCTGGGTGACCGATCTGTTTGAAAGGTCTGTCGAACGGGAATCCCGGGAAGTTTATAAAACACGGGAACCGGCTCATCCGGGGGTCCATTACCTTCATCAGATATCCCCGTTTTCGGTCGGCGGAACGGTCCGGGCCCTGGAGGTCTTTGAAACCGACCCGTTCCGGCCCCAGCAGCTGACTCCGCTGGAGTCCCGCCGGCTATTCACGCAGAAAGGCTGGAATACCGTTGTGGGATTTCAGACAAGAAACCCCATTCACCGTGCCCACGAATATATCCAGAAGTGTGCCCTGGAACTTGTGGATGGTCTCTTCATCCATCCCCTTGTTGGCGAAACGAAGGAAGATGATGTGCCGGCATCCGTCCGGATGGATTGCTACAAGGCCCTGCTTTCCCGGTATTATCCGAAGGAACGTGTCGTCCTGGGAGTATTTCCGGGATCGATGCGTTATGCGGGTCCGCGGGAAGCGCTGTTTCATGCCCTGATCAGGAAAAACTACGGGTGTACCCATTTTATCGTGGGCCGGGACCATGCGGGCGTCGGTTCCTATTACGGACCTTTTGAAGCGCATGACCTCCTGAAGAAGTTCGACTTCGAAGATCTGGGTATCGTCCCGATCTTTTTTGACACCGCCTATTATTGCCGGCTTTGCGGGAGCATGGCGTCCCACAAAACCTGCGGTCATCCGGAGGATTCCCGGATCCTGCTTTCGGGAACGAAAGTCCGGGCTCTTTTGCGCGAGGGTGTCGCTCCTCCTCCGGAGATGACCCGTCCGGAAGTGGCTGAAATCCTGATCAAGCATTATGCCCGTCGCGCGGAGGAAGGGGAGCAGGTCGCCTAG
- a CDS encoding MFS transporter, translated as MPLRLQAEGFRNWFRSPWMVLVTVLLGTSMPLADTTSMNVGRFFIARALDSNSDETRWLTAGYSLFVAIGIPLSHRLRGFFSERTLYALATLVFMGGSVVSMFSHFMPSMMVGRALQGMSGGVLLPLSVALINESFPVTTRARGLTLFSLGNALAVSLGPTIGGYLVDYASWRWTMGIHLPIGFLTLILVHLSLADHPRPDPRLFDLPGWFLYAASAFFFMYAVMEGERFGWHSQIIFFSFLVFMTFFFLYFLRAARFSDPIFPPDLFRYPGFVVLTAVNLLRSVSVFGRLYLLPLYLEIFYHFQAHQAGFLIMTGAMVELLIPVLSSLLPASFQFSWFSISLGAFLIGLSSVAYLNLPGNAFSVPETVLPNLVFGVGMAMVQVSLSPLVRNTLPESLERVGNVFQLAVMFLGGMIGTILGRHLLDNVMPVFLIQVPFQAHLHTLSRGIAHLNRLSSEYAYNIAFWIMGLTGLGASAIAMAWILFDVIPRRFRKSSFREQGEKSGA; from the coding sequence GTGCCCCTGAGACTGCAGGCAGAAGGATTTCGGAACTGGTTCCGGTCCCCCTGGATGGTTCTGGTCACGGTTCTTCTGGGCACAAGCATGCCCCTGGCCGACACGACCAGCATGAATGTCGGACGATTCTTCATTGCCCGCGCGCTCGATTCGAATTCCGACGAAACCCGCTGGCTGACAGCCGGATACAGCCTTTTTGTCGCCATCGGGATTCCCCTCTCGCACAGGCTCCGGGGATTCTTCTCGGAACGGACGCTTTATGCGCTGGCCACCCTGGTTTTTATGGGAGGGTCCGTCGTTTCGATGTTTTCCCACTTCATGCCATCCATGATGGTGGGGCGGGCGCTTCAGGGGATGTCGGGGGGGGTTCTTCTTCCATTATCCGTCGCTCTGATCAATGAATCCTTTCCCGTCACAACCCGTGCCCGGGGATTGACGCTTTTTTCTCTGGGCAACGCCCTGGCCGTTTCCCTTGGTCCGACAATCGGGGGATATCTGGTCGACTATGCCAGCTGGCGCTGGACGATGGGAATTCATCTTCCCATCGGTTTTCTGACCCTGATTCTCGTCCATCTGTCTTTGGCGGACCATCCTCGTCCGGACCCCCGACTGTTTGACCTGCCGGGGTGGTTTCTTTACGCCGCGTCGGCATTCTTTTTCATGTATGCGGTCATGGAAGGGGAGCGCTTCGGCTGGCACAGCCAGATCATCTTCTTCTCTTTCCTGGTTTTTATGACGTTCTTCTTCCTGTATTTTCTCCGGGCGGCACGCTTTTCCGATCCGATCTTCCCCCCGGACCTGTTCCGGTATCCGGGATTTGTTGTGCTGACGGCGGTGAACCTTCTGCGGTCGGTTTCCGTTTTTGGAAGGCTCTATCTTCTTCCCCTTTACCTGGAGATCTTTTACCATTTCCAGGCCCACCAGGCCGGGTTTCTGATCATGACGGGAGCCATGGTCGAGCTCCTGATTCCGGTTCTGTCCTCCCTGTTGCCTGCCAGTTTTCAGTTTTCCTGGTTTTCCATCAGTCTGGGGGCGTTTTTGATTGGCCTGTCCAGCGTGGCGTATCTGAATCTTCCGGGAAATGCCTTTTCAGTTCCCGAGACGGTTTTGCCGAATCTGGTATTTGGGGTGGGGATGGCGATGGTCCAGGTCTCACTTTCACCATTGGTCCGAAACACGCTTCCGGAAAGTCTGGAGCGCGTCGGCAATGTGTTTCAGCTTGCGGTCATGTTTCTCGGCGGGATGATCGGGACGATCCTGGGCCGTCATCTTCTCGATAATGTGATGCCGGTGTTTTTGATTCAGGTTCCTTTCCAAGCCCATCTTCACACCCTTTCCCGGGGCATTGCCCATCTGAACCGCCTGTCGTCGGAATATGCCTACAATATCGCTTTCTGGATCATGGGGCTGACCGGTCTCGGGGCCTCGGCGATCGCGATGGCGTGGATCTTGTTCGATGTTATTCCCCGAAGGTTTCGCAAATCCTCCTTTCGGGAACAGGGGGAGAAATCCGGGGCATGA